The following are encoded in a window of Erpetoichthys calabaricus chromosome 1 unlocalized genomic scaffold, fErpCal1.3 SUPER_1_unloc_18, whole genome shotgun sequence genomic DNA:
- the LOC114651659 gene encoding uncharacterized protein LOC114651659 — protein sequence MIFFQDLTFSLRIKEIVMDEPLVSVVQQRWPGLLIEQQVYTEYYCITQVQLKETSLTSLDKYSTALIKMYRAKGGKTAHELKSLLELLDEQTMDVTTHKRATVLQGLPLYLREYKKLSTTCHDTDSLQIYTNEMKIGILEVVRHHETNPGAAAMNVAVVIEGRVVIEELVDFTTAFVILVGLLYARNIQYPKELKYTFETVQKVFLNIGDLYSHRVLSLKNMLYKC from the exons atgatattttttcagGACCTCACTTTTTCCCTGAGAATAAAGGAGATTGTCATGGATGAACCGCTGGTCTCTGTAGTCCAACAGAGATGGCCAGGCCTTCTCATAGAGCAACAG gtatatacagaatattattGCATTACCCAGGTGCAATTGAAAGAAACATCGCTGACATCCTTGGACAAGTATTCGACAGCTCTGATCAAAATGTACAGAGCAAAAGGAGGCAAGACGGCACATGAATTGAAATCACTTTTAGAATTACTAGATGAACAG ACTATGGATGTTACCACACACAAGAGGGCAACGGTTCTACAAGGACTACCTCTGTACTTAAGAGAATACAAGAAGTTATCAACAACATGTCAT GATACAGACTCCcttcaaatatatacaaatgaaatgaagatagGAATATTAGAGGTTGTGAGGCACCATGAGACCAATCCTGGAGCTGCGGCAATGAATGTGGCTGTGGTAATAGAAGGTCGAGTAGTAATTGAAGAGCTTGTCGACTTCACAACTGCATTTGTCATACTTGTTGGTCTTCTGTATGCTCGAAACATTCAGTACCCAAAAGAACTTAAATATACTTTTGAAACAGTACAGAAGGTGTTTCTAAATATTGGAGACTTATACTCACATAGAGTATTGTCACTcaaaaatatgctgtataaatgttAG